The proteins below are encoded in one region of Gadus macrocephalus chromosome 14, ASM3116895v1:
- the dmxl2 gene encoding dmX-like protein 2 isoform X3 yields the protein MHLHQVLTGAVNPGDCCYSVGSVNDIPFTAYGSGCDIVILASDFECVQIIPGAQHGNIQVGCVECSHQLGRIAASYGNTVCIFEPIATNPNKHHKQLNYQWQKTGQFLLDAITYNLAWDPQGNRILAAAERLQLWAPPLADALIEEEDGQTTDDKVHPVLNDWKCIWQCKTAASVHIAKWSPDGEYFATVGKDDCLLKVWYASTGWRSAVVAQDPPDKKGPSVHFSFVYLAHPRSVTGMSWRKTSKYMPKGSVCNVLLSSCEDGVCRLWSETLLPEDTLLGGQISENTHTFSSTLPGNKDKIQHALESIHHLKHLRRGRRRSSALVAHTELPSQMGAPDTHTHRHIAHHANALCHFHISASINPNTDLPAVLADAAVFNPDDGSGSGGFVVHWLNNKDLSFTSSTDLFMLQLRKLSEQQLEQTTDDPLDAPDGSPLKFDFDLDDMSDKASSEQGEEGELGEQGSNKASSPGSGSSMPLPSMLLERKMETLTLEWNRSPDMLFTIHPSDGSFLVWHVKYLDEFIQGIFRQVQVSFSSRIPVAFPTGDANSLSKNILMYSCTLPEGDCISLGDPGRRPRHISHSASAALDSATLDPFLAPGPGIGPAVMMVSKHVDGSLNQWGVTFAERSAFSNVLTVSHKFRYCGHRFHLNDQACHTVLPLLLTSSHHNALLTPPSAPSSLEGEQPLALPLPKGRSRTQLRNAATRTFHDPNAIYSELILWRVDHIGPLSCTGGVSELARINSLHTSAFSNVAWLPTLVPSSVLGSYCNSASACFVASDGKNLRLYQAVVDARKLLDELSDPETSNLVGEVFNIVSQQSTARPGCIIELDVITNQCGSNTQLLHVFQEDFILGYKPQEDPTEHTPAFPCAEDYHPPPFSEKFFLVVIEKDLNRNSVLQMWHLHLKSVQACVDEPSPDYSFQSQLMVPQQAMNPDSSPETSPMTALPRSASTANLLTASKLILSSKLVYSKRLDLPHGVEVTRATPSAGHLSSSSIYPVCLAPYLIVTTCSDSRVRFWHCTVEGSGEAERGARAYRWAPWALLNDEEDSNSAVSVAGRPVAVACSYTGRLAVAFKQTRQPMGSGGDFSMHVSIYECESTGGSEWVLEQTIHLDDFTRLSSTLDPRVSVDSNLFIYSRSDLYMSRDHNSPNIKHYVHLDWLSKEDGSHILTVGVGSNILMYGRISGMVNEQAASKDGVAVITLPLGGSIKQGIRSRWILLRTVDLASSVDGTPSLPVSLSWVRDGILVVGMDCEMHVYAQWRQDRKPRDAGAGDGSLSSADNLAGLAAAAGPEGRSRSKSVFESSTVVDEALRAPAGLQEGGLFEAAHSLSPTLPQYHPTQLLELMDLGKVRRAKAILSHLVKCIAGEVAVVRDVEAGEGGARRHLSRTISVTGSTAKDTIVAGRDGGRDYTEINSVPPLPLYSLLSADLDTSYKGGEEAGKAPEGEGAQKSGEDQYTDLFQVQAVTTDDFVSFATEKPEKKSRVINLSQYGPTYFGPEHAQVLSSHLMHSSLPGLTRLEQMFLVALADTVATTSAEVTSSANQQYTGGEALDECGLRYLLAMRLHTCLLTSLPPLYRMQLLHQGLSTCHFAWAFHSEAEEEMLNMIPAMQRGNPQWSELRAVGVGWWIRNINTLRKMVEKVGKAAFQRNNDPLDAALFYLAMKKKAVLWGLFRSQHDEKMTKFFKNNFTEDRWRKAALKNAFSLLGKQRFEQSAAFFLLAGSLKDAIEVLLEKMDDLQLAMIVARLYEADFESSSTCQGLLYEKVLGCDRDGGGYHCSRLHPDPFLRSIAFWIMKDYTRALDTLLERIPKEEEENQDVMVKSCNPVVFSFYNYLRTHPLIIRRHFAAPEGVAATVEKSSVDEINLIERKLFFTTANAHFKVGCPVLALEVLSKIPKVTKKSGSAPLSDGSSVANVSSSQPVENGTQAAMMDWAAPSAPAPAWGAGDSAGGLDWSQPLVQIEDDGLQLDWGKEKDEDEDDDDDDEDGGLTMKKPEAETKAEPISQTLKEESQGESEVDVIAEQLKFRACLKILMTELRTLATGYEVDGGKLRFQLYNWLEKEIGAMHKICNYKVEGKEERPEPDQWERSASLDLPDDAPDGTEAGAYERLQTERRRLQAKQHHSERRKAWLRKNQALLRVFLSYCSLHGAKGGGVTSVRMELIFLLQESQQETTVKQLQSPLPLPTTLPLLSASIAPTKTVIANPVLHLSNHIHDILHTITHMDTPPHPSAGDDRVIALHTLAASLSACIYQALCDSHSYSSQAEANQFTGMVYQGLLLSERRRLRTESIEEHLTPSSLPAQWPGVSSLIALVASAREQDQPQLNVLLCEAVVAVYLALLIHGLGTHNGNELFRLAAHPLNNRMWAAVFGGGAKILIRPKRLEAPPVPEEFQAAGPEEPQETGGPEQSGPGLTPAVALPPQRPPPPRPRGPGPSAGEAASKASSVPAPAPQVEDGDRQRRRFNMRMLVPGRPVKETPATPPPVPVERPTYREKFIPPELSMWDFFVAKPFLPLADSGALYDSDESAAEDDDDDDDAFLSDTQMTEHSDPNSYSWSLIRLVMVKLSLHNVKNLLPLTGLDFTDLPVTSPLCNAMLKTLENWEQLLLERMNKFEGPPPNYINTFPTDLSAAGGPAILRHKAMLEPDNTPFKTKNTSSFPVRRLWHFLVKQEVLQETLIRYIFTKKRRQCECVENHLDHLSKKCLAGASSPHKVEADLGYPGGKAKIIHKESDIIMAFAINKANSNEIVLASTHDVQEVDVSTLVAAQPFTWIGEDFDKESRSSDDVDYRSSHTNIAQASSSPFAPQQIAVSASMPWLGSGQTSMGASVIMKRNLNNVKRMTSHPIYQYYMTGAQDGSVRMFEWNRPQQLICFRQAGNARVTRLYFNSQGNKCGVADGEGYLSLWQVNQTSSNPKPYLSWQCHTKACGDFAFITSSSLIATAGQSNDNKNVCLWDTLVSPSNSMVHAFPCHENGATVLQYASKHQLLITGGRKGFVCVFDIRQRQLLHTFQAHDSAIKALALDASEDFFVTGSAEGNMKVWKMAGHGLMHSFSTEHAKQSIFRNIGAGVMQVETRPSNRIFTCGADGTLKMRVLPDRYNLPGSIYDGL from the exons GCTTACGGCTCGGGCTGTGACATTGTCATCTTGGCCAGTGATTTTGAGTGTGTGCAGATAATCCCGGGGGCCCAACATGGAAACATACAGGTGGGCTGTGTGGAGTGCTCCCACCAGCTTGGCCGG atTGCCGCCTCTTACGGGAACACGGTCTGCATCTTTGAACCTATTGCTACCAACCCAAACAAACACCACAAG CAACTAAACTATCAGTGGCAAAAGACAGGACAGTTCCTCCTAGATGCTATCACCTACAACCTTGCCTGGGACCCTCAAG GGAACCGCATCCTGGCAGCCGCGGAGCGTCTGCAGCTGTGGGCGCCGCCCCTGGCAGACGCCTTgatcgaggaggaggacggacaGACCACCGACGATAAGGTCCACCCTGTCCTCAATGACTGGAAGTGTATCTGGCAGTGCAA GACTGCTGCTTCCGTGCACATCGCCAAGTGGTCCCCTGATGGAGAGTACTTTGCAACCGTGGGCAAG GATGACTGCCTGCTCAAGGTGTGGTACGCCTCCACGGGCTGGCGCTCGGCGGTGGTGGCCCAGGACCCGCCCGACAAGAAGGGTCCGTCCGTTCACTTCTCCTTCGTCTACCTGGCCCACCCCCGCTCCGTCACCGGCATGTCCTGGAGGAAGACCAGCAAGTATATGCCTAA GGGATCGGTGTGCAACGTGTTGCTGTCTTCCTGTGAGGATGGCGTGTGCCGGCTGTGGTCAGAGACCCTCCTGCCAGAGGACACACTGCTGGGGGGGCAGATCTCTGAAAACACGCACACCTTCAGCTCCACCCTGCCTGGCAACAAGGACAAGATCCAGCATGCACTGGAG TCAATCCACCACCTGAAGCATTTGCGTCGGGGGCGGCGGAGGTCCTCCGCTCTTGTGGCGCACACGGAGCTCCCCTCCCAGATGGGCGcaccggacacgcacacacaccgacacatcgCCCACCACGCCAACGCCTTGTGTCACTTCCACATCTCGGCCAGTATTAATCCCAACACAG ACCTTCCGGCGGTGCTGGCCGACGCGGCGGTCTTCAACCCGGACGACGGCAGCGGCAGCGGGGGCTTTGTGGTCCACTGGCTCAACAACAAAGACCTgagcttcacctcctccacggACCTCTTCATGCTGCAGCTGCGCAAGCTCTCAGAGCAGCAGCTGGAGCAGACCACCGACGACCCGCTAGACGCGCCCGACGGCTCTCCCTTGAAGTTTGACTTTG ACCTGGACGACATGTCGGACAAGGCGTCCTCGGAGCAAGGCGAGGAGGGGGAGCTGGGCGAGCAGGGCAGCAACAAAGCCTCGTCCCCGGGCTCGGGCTCCAGCATGCCCCTGCCCTCCATGCTGctggagaggaagatggagacgCTGACCCTGGAGTGGAACCGGAGCCCCGACATGCTGTTCACCATCCACCCGTCGGACGGCTCCTTCCTGGTGTGGCACGTCAAGTACCTGGACGAGTTCATCCAGGGCATCTTCCGACAGGTTCAG GTGTCCTTCTCCTCGCGTATCCCGGTAGCCTTCCCTACGGGAGACGCCAACTCGCTAAGTAAGAACATCCTGATGTACTCCTGCACCCTTCCCGAGGGGGACTGCATCAGCCTGGGAGACCCAGGGAGGAGGCCCCGGCACATCTCCCACTCAGCCTCGGCTGCCCTGGACTCCGCCACCCTGGACCCCTTCCTGGCCCCTGGTCCTGGGATTGGCCCCGCCGTCATGATGGTCTCCAAACACGTTGATGGATCTCTAAACCAA TGGGGCGTGACCTTCGCCGAGCGCTCGGCCTTCTCCAACGTCCTGACCGTGTCGCACAAGTTCCGCTACTGTGGCCACCGCTTCCACCTGAACGACCAGGCGTGCCACACggtgctgccgctgctgctgacCTCCTCGCACCACAACGCCCTGctcacccctccctctgcccccagCAGCCTGGAGGGGGAGCAGCCGCTAGCCCTGCCCCTGCCCAAGGGCCGCTCCAG GACGCAGCTTCGCAACGCGGCCACGAGGACTTTCCACGACCCCAACGCCATCTACAGCGAGCTCATCCTCTGGAGGGTGGACCACATCGGGCCCCTGTCCTGCACAGGAGGCGTCTCGGAGCTGGCGCGCATCAACTCCCTGCACACCTCAGCCTTCAGCAACGTGGCCTGGCTGCCCACACTAGTGCCCAGCTCTGTGCTCG GAAGCTACTGTAACAGTGCCAGCGCCTGCTTTGTGGCATCAGATGGCAAAAACCTCCGTCTCTACCAGGCTGTGGTGGATGCCCGGAAACTACTGGATGAGCTCTCAGACCCTGAAACATCT AACCTTGTGGGGGAAGTGTTTAACATCGTGAGTCAGCAGTCCACTGCCAGGCCCGGCTGTATAATAGAGCTGGACGTCATCACCAACCAG TGTGGCTCCAACACCCAGCTGCTACACGTGTTCCAGGAGGACTTCATCCTGGGTTACAAGCCACAGGAAGACCCGACGGAGCACACGCCTGCCTTCCCCTGTGCTGAGG ACTACCACCCTCCACCATTTTCTGAGAAGTTCTTCCTGGTGGTGATCGAGAAGGATCTCAACAGAAACTCTGTCCTCCAGATGTGGCACCTGCACCTCAAGTCTGTCCAGGCCTGCGTGG ATGAGCCCAGTCCAGACTACAGCTTCCAGAGCCAGCTGATGGTCCCCCAACAGGCCATGAATCCAGACTCCTCCCCAGAGACCTCCCCCATGACCGCCCTGCCCCGCTCGGCCTCCACGGCCAACCTGCTGACAGCCAGCAAGCTGATCCTCAGCTCCAAGCTGGTCTACAGCAAGAGGCTGGACCTGCCTCACGGCGTGGAGGTGACCCGGGCCACGCCCTCTGCTG GCCACCtgagctcctcctccatctaccCGGTGTGCCTGGCCCCCTACCTGATCGTCACCACCTGCTCCGACTCCCGCGTGCGCTTCTGGCACTGCACGGTGGAGGGCTCCGGGGAGGCCGAGCGGGGCGCGCGGGCCTACCGCTGGGCGCCATGGGCCCTGCTCAACGACGAGGAGGACAGCAACAGCGCCGTGAGCGTGGCGGGACGTCCCGTGGCCGTGGCCTGCTCCTACACGGGCCGGCTGGCCGTGGCCTTCAAGCAGACGCGGCAG CCCATGGGATCTGGCGGTGACTTCTCCATGCACGTGTCTATCTACGAGTGTGAGTCGACCGGGGGGTCGGAGTGGGTGCTGGAGCAGACCATCCACCTGGACGACTTCACCCGGCTGTCCTCCACCCTGGACCCCAGGGTCAGCGTGGACTCCAACCTCTTCATCTACAGCCg GTCGGACCTATACATGAGCAGGGACCACAACTCGCCCAACATCAAGCACTACGTCCACCTGGACTGGCTGTCCAAGGAGGACGGCTCCCACATCCTGACGGTTGGGGTGGGCTCCAACATCCTCATGTACGGCCGCATCTCGGGCATGGTCAACGAGCAGGCGGCCAGCAAGGACGGCGTGGCGGTCATCACCCTGCCCCTAGGGGGCAGCATCAAGCAGGGCATCCGCTCGCGCTGGATCCTGCTCCGCACCGTGGACCTGGCGTCGTCGGTGGACGGCACGCCCTCCCTGCCCGTGTCTCTGTCCTGGGTGAGGGACGGCATCCTGGTGGTGGGCATGGACTGCGAGATGCACGTGTACGCCCAGTGGCGCCAGGACCGCAAGCCCCGGGACGCGGGGGCCGGCGACGGCAGCCTGTCGTCCGCCGACAACCTCGCCggcctcgccgccgccgccgggccggAGGGCAGGTCCCGGTCCAAGAGCGTGTTCGAGAGCAGCACGGTGGTGGACGAGGCCCTGCGCGCCCCCGCCGGCCTGCAGGAGGGCGGCCTGTTCGAGGCGGCCCACTCGCTGTCCCCCACGCTGCCGCAGTACCACCCCACTCAGCTGCTGGAGCTCATGGACCTGGGGAAGGTCCGCCGCGCCAAG GCCATTCTTTCGCACCTGGTGAAGTGCATTGCCGGGGAGGTTGCCGTGGTGCGGGACGtggaggcgggggagggcggggcccgGAGGCACCTGTCCAGGACCATCAGCGTCACGGGCAGCACGGCCAAGGACACCATTGTGGCGGGGCGCGACGGGGGCAGGGACTACACGGAGATCAACTCGGTGCCCCCGCTGCCCCTCTACTCCCTGCTGTCGGCCGACCTGGACACCTCCTacaagggaggggaggaggcgggcAAGGCGCCAGAAGGGGAGGGGGCGCAGAAGAGCGGGGAGGACCAGTATACAGACCTCTTTCAg GTGCAGGCAGTGACCACTGATGACTTTGTGAGCTTTGCGACTGAGAAACCGGAGAAGAAGTCACGGGTCATTAATCTCTCTCAGTATGGCCCTACATACTTTGGGCCTGAACACGCACAG gtgttATCAAGCCACCTCATGCACTCCAGTCTCCCTGGCCTCACCAGACTGGAGCAAATGTTTCTGGTGGCGCTGGCTGATACAGTGGCAACAACCAGCGCTGAGGTCACCAGCTCTGCTAACCAACAGTACACCG GGGGCGAGGCCCTGGACGAGTGCGGCCTCCGCTACCTGCTGGCCATGCGTCTGCACACCTGCCTGCTGACCTCCCTGCCCCCGCTCTACCGCATGCAGCTGCTCCACCAGG GCCTGTCCACGTGCCACTTTGCCTGGGCCTTCCActcggaggcggaggaggagatgcTGAACATGATCCCAGCCATGCAGCGTGGAAACCCTCAGTGGTCGGAGCTCCGGGCCGTGGGCGTGGGGTGGTGGATACGCAACATCAACACGCTGCGCAAGATGGTGGAAAAG GTGGGTAAAGCCGCCTTCCAGAGAAACAATGACCCATTGGATGCTGCTCTGTTCTATCTGGCCATGAAGAAGAAAGCTGTCCTCTGGGGCTTGTTCAG gtCGCAGCACGACGAGAAGATGACTAAGTTTTTCAAGAATAACTTCACGGAGGACCGCTGGAGGAAGGCAGCCCTGAAGAACGCCTTCTCTCTGCTGGGCAAGCAGCGCTTTGAGCAGTCTGCTGCCTTCTTCCTCCTGGCTGGTTCCCTCAAAGACGcaatagag GTGCTGCTGGAGAAGATGGATGACCTGCAGCTGGCCATGATCGTGGCCCGGCTGTACGAGGCCGACTTCGAGAGCTCCTCCACCTGCCAGGGCCTGCTCTACGAGAAGGTGCTGGGATGCGACCGCGACGGCGGCGGCTACCACTGCTCCCGGCTGCACCCGGACCCCTTCCTGCGCAGCATCGCCTTCTGGATCATGAAGGACTACACGCGGGCCCTTGACACGCTTCTCGAGCGCATAcccaaagaggaggaggagaatcaAG ACGTGATGGTGAAGTCGTGCAACCCAGTGGTGTTCAGCTTCTACAACTACCTCAGGACACACCCGCTCATCATCCGCCGCCACTTCGCCGCCCCCGAGGGCGTGGCCGCAACCGTGGAGAAGAGCAGCGTGGACGAGATCAACCTCATCGAGCGCAAACTCTTCTTCACCACGGCCAACGCACACTTCAAG GTCGGGTGTCCTGTCCTTGCCCTGGAGGTTCTGTCCAAGATTCCCAAGGTGACCAAGAAGTCTGGCTCCGCGCCCCTCAGCGACGGCTCCTCCGTGGCCAATGTGAGCTCCAGCCAGCCTGTAGAGAACGGCACCCAGGCAGCGATGATGGACTGGGCCGCCCCAAGCGCCCCCGCCCCAGCCTGGGGAGCGGGGGACAGCGCAGGCGGCCTGGACTGGAGCCAACCTCTGGTCCAGATCGAGGATGACGGCCTGCAGCTGGACTGGGGCAAGGAaaaggatgaggatgaagatgatgatgatgatgacgaggaCGGAGGACTCACCATGAAGAAGCCAGAGGCAGAGACCAAGGCGGAGCCTATCTCTCAGACGCTGAAGGAGGAGTCCCAG GGGGAGTCCGAGGTGGACGTGATCGCGGAGCAGCTGAAGTTCCGAGCCTGCCTGAAGATCCTGATGACGGAGCTGCGCACGCTGGCCACGGGCTACGAGGTGGACGGAGGCAAGCTCCGCTTCCAGCTCTACAACTGGCTGGAGAAGGAGATCGGCGCCATGCACAAGATCTGCAACTACAAG gtggaggggaaggaggagaggccgGAGCCAGACCAATGGGAGCGCAGCGCGTCCCTGGACCTCCCGGACGACGCCCCCGACGGCACGGAGGCGGGCGCCTATGAGCGTCTACAGACGGAGCGGCGGCGGCTGCAGGCCAAGCAGCATCACTCGGAGCGCCGCAAGGCCTGGCTGAGGAAGAACCAGGCGCTGCTCCGCGTCTTCCTCTCCTACTGCAGCCTGCACGGGGCCAAGGGCGGGGGCGTCACCTCCGTACGCATGGAGCTCATCTTCCTGCTGCAGGAGAGCCAGCAG GAGACAACGGTGAAGCAGCTGCAGTCCCCGCTGCCTCTGCCCACCACGCTGCCCCTGCTTTCGGCCAGCATCGCCCCCACCAAGACGGTCATCGCCAACCCCGTGCTCCACCTCAGCAACCACATCCACGACATCCTCCACACCATCACCCACATGGACACCCCGCCACACCCCAGCGCCGGGGACGACCGG GTGATTGCTCTGCACACGCTGGCAGCATCTCTGTCTGCATGCATCTACCAAGCCCTCTGTGACAGCCACAGTTACAg CAGCCAGGCTGAGGCCAACCAGTTCACCGGCATGGTGTACCAGGGCCTACTGCTCAGTGAGCGAAGGAGACTCCGTACAGAGAGCATCGAGGAGCACCTCACCCCCAGCTCTCTCCCCGCACAGTGGCCAG GCGTGTCCTCCCTGATCGCGCTGGTGGCGTCGGCCAGGGAGCAGGACCAGCCCCAGCTCAACGTGCTGCTGTGCGAGGCGGTGGTGGCCGTGTACCTGGCCCTGCTCATCCACGGCCTGGGCACCCACAACGGCAACGAGCTCTTCCGCCTCGCCGCACACCCGCTCAACAACCGCATGTGGGCCGCCGTCttcgggggcggggccaaaaTCCTCATCAGGCCAAAGAGGCTCGAGGCGCCACCAG TGCCGGAAGAGTTTCAGGCGGCGGGGCCAGAGGAGCCTCAGGAGACAGGAGGGCCCGAGCAGAGTGGCCCCGGCCTAACCCCTGCTGTCGCCCTGCCCCCTCAgcggcccccgccccccagacCAAGGGGGCCGGGGCCGAGCGCTGGGGAGGCAGCCTCCAAGGCCAGCT cggtgccggccccggccccccaggtggaggacggggacagacagaggCGCAGGTTCAACATGCGGATGCTGGTGCCGGGACGTCCCGTCAAGGAGACGCCGGCCACCCCGCCCCCGGTGCCCGTGGAGAGGCCCACCTACAGGGAGAAGTTCATCCCTCCCGAGCTCAGCATGTGGGACTTCTTCGTGGCCAAG CCATTCCTGCCTCTGGCGGACAGCGGCGCTTTGTACGACTCGGACGAGAGCGCGGCAGAggacgacgatgacgatgatgacgccTTCCTCTcggacacacagatgaccgaaCACTCGGACCCCAACTCCTATAG CTGGTCTCTGATTCGTCTGGTCATGGTCAAACTGTCGCTGCATAACGTCAAGAACCTCCTCCCACTCACCGGCCTTGACTTCACAG ATCTGCCCGTGACATCCCCTCTCTGCAACGCCATGCTCAAGACGTTGGAGAACTgggagcagctgctgctggagaggATGAACAAGTTTGAGGGCCCCCCTCCAAACTACATCAACACCTTCCCCactgacctcagtgctgcaggGGGGCCCGCCATCCTCCGACACAAGGCCATGCTGGAGCCAGATAACACTCCCTTCAA AACTAAGAATACTTCGTCCTTCCCGGTCCGGCGCCTCTGGCACTTCCTGGTGAAACAGGAAGTCCTCCAGGAGACTTTGATTCGTTATATCTTCACCAAGAAGAGGAGGCAGTGTGAG TGTGTAGAAAACCACTTGGACCATCTAAGCAAAAAGTGCCTTGCAGGAGCTAGCAGTCCTCATAAG GTGGAGGCTGATCTGGGCTACCCAGGGGGCAAAGCTAAAATCATCCACAAGGAGTCCGATATCATCATGGCCTTTGCCATCAACAAG GCCAACTCCAACGAGATCGTGCTGGCGTCCACGCATGACGTCCAGGAGGTGGATGTGTCCACGCTGGTGGCTGCCCAGCCATTCACCTGGATAGGAGAGGACTTTGACAAAGAGTCCCGCAG CTCCGACGATGTGGACTACCGCTCGTCTCACACCAACATCGCCCAGGCCAGCAGCTCCCCCTTTGCCCCCCAACAGATTGCCGTGTCCGCCTCCATGCCCTGGCTGGGCAGCGGGCAGACCAGCATGGGGGCCAGCGTG ATCATGAAGAGGAACTTGAACAACGTGAAACGAATGACATCACACCCCATTTATCAGTATT acatgACGGGCGCTCAGGACGGCAGCGTGAGGATGTTTGAGTGGAACAGACCCCAGCAGCTCATTTGCTTCAGGCAGGCGGGCAACGCCAGGGTCACCCGCCTCTACTTCAACTCCCAGGGCAACAAG TGTGGCGTCGCAGACGGAGAGGGCTACCTCAGTCTCTGGCAAGTCAACCAGACTTCCTCCAACCCCAAGCCCTACCTG AGTTGGCAGTGCCACACGAAGGCCTGCGGTGACTTtgccttcatcacctcctcaAGCCTCATCGCCACGGCCGGCCAGTCCAACGACAACAA GAACGTGTGCCTGTGGGACACTCTGGTTTCTCCCAGCAACTCCATGGTCCACG CCTTCCCGTGCCACGAGAACGGCGCCACGGTGCTGCAGTACGCGTCCAAGCACCAGCTGCTGATCACGGGCGGTCGCAAgggctttgtgtgcgtgttcgacATCCGCCAGCGGCAGCTGCTGCACACCTTCCAGGCGCACGACTCGGCCATCaaggccctggccctggacgcCTCCGAGGACTTTTTCGTCACCGGCTCCGCCGAGGGCAACatgaag GTTTGGAAGATGGCGGGCCACGGGCTCATGCACTCCTTCAGCACCGAGCACGCCAAGCAGTCCATCTTCCGCAACATCGGCGCCGGGGTCATGCAGGTGGAGACGCGGCCGAGCAACCGCATCTTCACCTGCGGCGCCGACGGCACGCTGAAGATGCGCGTGCTGCCCGACCGCTACAACCTCCCCGGCAGCATCTACGACGGCCTGTAG